One genomic window of Arachis stenosperma cultivar V10309 chromosome 10, arast.V10309.gnm1.PFL2, whole genome shotgun sequence includes the following:
- the LOC130956192 gene encoding probable transcriptional regulatory protein At2g25830: MIAFRAVLHLQTLPIRVSSTRPASLFLHPQSFALRNRSLSFISPPPLSLPPSLEAATFSNGNLPFRRISTFPPVCMGRRSSKIAGRKEAQNAKKAKLYSRMGKEVVSAVKKGGPNVTSNPLLAAILEKAKELDVPKDIVERNIKRASEKGQEAYIEKVYEVYGYGGVSMVVEVSTDKVHRSVAKIREVVKDCGGKMADSGSVTFKFRRVRVVNIKVTDADKDQLLSIALDAGAEDVIEPSTYEDDTEEDRSERYYKIVGSSDNYATILSKLREEGINFEPDNGSELLPNATIEVDDEAMDLNKELMNKLLELDDVDAVYTDQK, from the exons ATGATAGCATTCAGAGCGGTTCTTCACCTTCAAACACTTCCCATTCGGGTTTCCTCTACCCGACCCGCTTCCCTCTTTCTTCACCCACAGA GTTTTGCTTTGCGGAACAGAAGCTTGTCGTTCATATCGCCACCGCCATTGTCATTGCCGCCATCTTTGGAAGCCGCAACTTTCTCCAATGGCAACTTACCATTTAGGAGGATATCCACTTTTCCTCCCGTTTGCATGGGCAGGCGCTCCTCCAAAATCGCTGGCAGAAAG GAAGCCCAAAATGCAAAAAAGGCTAAATTGTACTCGAGGATGGGAAAGGAGGTTGTGTCTGC TGTCAAGAAAGGTGGTCCAAATGTAACATCTAATCCATTGTTAGCCGCTATACTTGAGAAAGCCAAGGAGCTTGATGTGCCAAAAGATATAGTTGAGCGTAACATCAAAAGAGCTTCAGAGAAGGGACAGGAGGCTTATATTGAGAAAGTCTATGAG GTTTATGGCTATGGAGGGGTTAGTATGGTAGTTGAGGTCTCAACTGATAAGGTACATCGATCAGTGGCAAAGATTAGAGAAGTGGTGAAGGACTGTGGAGGAAAGATGGCAGACTCTGGATCTGTTACATTTAAGTTTAGACGTGTTCGGGTAGTAAATATAAAAGTCACTGATGCTGACAAAGATCAGCTGCTTTCCATTGCATTAGATGCTGGAGCAGAGGATGTAATTGAACCTTCAACTTATGAGGATGACACTGAAGAGGATAGGTCAGAAAG GTATTATAAAATTGTAGGTTCTTCTGATAACTATGCTACTATACTGTCAAAGCTGCGAGAGGAAGGCATAAATTTTGAGCCTGATAATGGTTCTGAATTACTTCCAAATGCTACAATTGAG GTAGATGATGAAGCTATGGACCTGAACAAGGAACTTATGAACAAATTACTTGAGCTTGATGATGTTGATGCTGTTTATACAGACCAGAAATAA
- the LOC130956191 gene encoding carotenoid cleavage dioxygenase 8 homolog B, chloroplastic, producing the protein MAFSVLPSSLSIRSSISYPRSMVVSNKMSDNKINNVGEGFLSPPNKGIYKSQRSLQDLTVASVASRLPPPSVAEGHWHHSAWTSIRQERWEGELVVQGEIPLWLKGTYLRNGPGMWHIGDYNFRHLFDGYATLVKLHFEDGRLIAGHRQLESQAYQAAKKNQKICYREFSEVPKAENFLAYVGELASLFSGASLTDNANTGVVRLGDGRVVCLTETQKGSIVIDPETLETKGKFSYSDSLGGLIHSAHPIVTEEEFLTLLPDLVKPGYVVARMEKGSNERKVIGRVNCRGGPAPGWVHSFPVTQNYVVVPEMPLRYSAQNLLKAEPTPLYKFRWYPHNNAYMHVMCKSTGNIVASVEVPLFVQFHFINAYEEKDEDGRVTAIIADCCEHNANTDILEKLRLNNLRSYNGEDVLPDARVGRFRIPFDGSPYGTLEAALDPNEHGRGMDMCTINPNYLGKKYRYAYACGAHRPCNFPNTITKIDFELKKAKNWYEEGTVPSEPFFVARPGATEEDDGVVISVVSEKNGGAYALVLDGSTFQEIARAKFPYAIPYGLHGCWVPKN; encoded by the exons atggCTTTCTCAGTCTTACCCTCCTCACTATCAATCAGAAGCTCCATTTCATATCCAAGAAGCATGGTTGTTTCTAATAAAATGTctgataataaaattaataatgttGGAGAAGGGTTCCTTTCACCTCCAAACAAGGGCATCTACAAAAGCCAACGCTCCCTTCAAGACCTGACCGTTGCGAGTGTTGCGAGTCGTCTACCGCCTCCGTCAGTGGCGGAAGGGCACTGGCACCATAGCGCATGGACTAGTATCCGTCAAGAGAGATGGGAAGGGGAGCTGGTTGTTCAAGGAGAAATACCATTGTGGCTG AAAGGAACATACCTGAGGAATGGGCCAGGCATGTGGCACATTGGAGACTACAACTTCCGGCACCTCTTTGACGGTTACGCCACCCTCGTCAAGCTCCACTTCGAAGACGGCCGGTTAATCGCCGGCCACCGCCAACTGGAGTCACAAGCCTACCAAGCCGCCAAAAAGAACCAAAAGATCTGCTACCGCGAGTTCTCGGAGGTACCAAAGGCGGAGAACTTCTTGGCATACGTGGGAGAATTGGCGAGCCTGTTCTCCGGCGCATCCCTGACGGACAACGCCAACACCGGAGTGGTGAGGCTCGGCGACGGCAGGGTGGTGTGCCTGACGGAGACACAGAAGGGGTCTATTGTGATAGACCCCGAAACACTGGAGACTAAGGGAAAATTCTCCTACAGCGATTCTTTGGGGGGTTTGATTCACTCGGCGCATCCGATTGTGACGGAGGAGGAGTTCTTGACTCTGTTGCCGGATCTGGTGAAGCCTGGCTACGTGGTGGCAAGAATGGAGAAGGGAAGTAATGAGAGGAAGGTGATTGGAAGAGTCAACTGTAGGGGTGGACCTGCACCTGGCTGGGTCCACTCTTTCCCTGTCACCCAGAATTATGTTGTTGTTCCCGAAATGCCCTTGAGGTACTCTGCTCAGAATCTTCTTAAGGCTGAGCCTACCCCTTTGTACAAGTTCCGCTGGTATCCTCACAACAATGCTTACATGCATGTCATGTGCAAGTCCACTGGCAACATT GTGGCAAGTGTGGAGGTGCCTCTGTTTGTTCAGTTCCATTTCATAAATGCATATGAAGAGAAAGATGAAGATGGAAGAGTTACGGCGATAATCGCCGACTGTTGTGAGCACAATGCAAATACCGACATTCTTGAGAAGCTCAGACTAAACAACCTTCGTTCCTATAATGGTGAAGATGTTCTACCCGACGCTAg GGTTGGTCGATTCCGAATACCATTTGATGGGAGTCCATATGGAACCTTGGAGGCAGCATTAGATCCAAATGAACATGGGAGAGGCATGGACATGTGCACCATAAACCCTAATTATTTAGGAAAGAAATATAGATATGCTTATGCTTGTGGAGCACATCGCCCTTGTAACTTTCCCAACACCATCACCAAG ATTGATTTTGAGTTGAAAAAGGCTAAGAACTGGTATGAAGAAGGTACTGTGCCCTCGGAACCATTCTTTGTAGCTCGGCCGGGTGCAACCGAAGAAGACGATG GCGTGGTAATCTCAGTAGTTAGTGAGAAAAATGGAGGAGCATATGCGTTGGTGTTAGATGGTTCCACTTTTCAAGAGATTGCTAGGGCCAAGTTCCCTTATGCAATTCCATATGGGTTGCATGGATGCTGGGTTCCAAAAAATTAG